The Streptomyces sp. JB150 genomic interval TGCGGCCGTGCGGCTGACACCGTCGGTTTGCTGCCGGCTGCCGCGCTGCGCGGGCAGCATGCCGGTCCGCCGGCGCCGAAGAGACCGCTGAAGGTGTCCATCGCCACACCCCGCACAGCCATGGGCGGGTGCGCGTAGGTATCCCACGTCTCGGAGAACTCGGCGTGCCGAGAAAGCGCAAGACGCTGCCGATGGCCCGTCGGCGAACGGTCCGGCGTCGAACTCCGGGCTCAGGATCGCCTGGTTGGTGATGCACCGCCACGCCCGGGAAGAGGGGTGGCGCTCATGGGCTGTCTCTCACAACGGCTGCTTACGGACCGTCGTCCGTTCGTCGGTGCCCGAGATGCGGCCTGTCTTGTGTCGGGCAACAGTGGACGCAGTGCCGATGTGCTGCTGGCCTCGCTGTCCATCGAAAGGAAGTCACGAGATGTCGGAACGCAATACCGTCATACGCAGCCTGCACGACCTGGGGCTGGCCGCATGGTTCGGCGGCTCTTTGATGGGCGCGGTGGGGCTCAACGGAGCGGCACGAGCTGTAGGCGGAACGCAGGTGACCTCCGCGCGGATCGCCAGCTCCGGTTGGGCGAAGTGGGCCCCGGTGAATGCCGCGGCCATCGGCACGCATCTGGTGGGCAGCAGTGGCCTGCTCGCGACGAACGCCGCACGGGTCGCAACCCAGCAGGGAGTGGCCGCCTCCACCGCGGCAAAGACTGTGCTGACCGCGGCCGCCCTGGCGGCCACCGCGTACAGCCGAGTGCTGGGCAAGAAGATCGAGCTGGCGTCCTCCAGCGACCCGGAAGACGCCGAAAAGGCCGAGGAGCACCCGGTCGACACGGACAAAGCGCAGCGGCAGCTCGCCTTCCTGCAGTGGACGATCCCGGCGCTCACAGGCGGCCTGCTCGTCCTCAACGCGCTGCACGGAGAACAACAGCGCCCCGAAGAACAGGCCCGGGGGATCTGGCAGCGGGCCATGAGGACACCGCACATGCCCTCCATGGCGCATATGCCGCCCCTGCCGGACTGGCACCGGACGCAGCACTGACCGACCGCGTCTCTTCGCCCGTCACCGATCAGCAGTTGGCGCAGCGGCCATCAGCGCATCTAGCAACCTCACCCTCGTAATGCCAACAAGCCCCGGAAGGAACGGCAGCAGGCCCACCACCTGCTGCGGAACACGATGGTCTCCGAGGAGATCACCTCACGGCGCATGCGGAGGCCCGGTGGATGACCACCGGGCCCCTCCGTCGGCCTACGGTCCCGCAGTTCGCCGGCCTGAACGCCCTCGTCGCCGAGCCGGGACCGGGCCAGCGCACGGTGGGGGAGCGGGTCGGGCTCGACCAGCGGGTGTCGGACGCGGCGGAGGGACTGCGCAACGCGGGGGAGACGCCGGCGGGCGGACGGTGAGCGGCGCCGGGTCGGTCAGCTCGCCGTACAGTGCGGGAGGCCGCCCGGTTCAGGCCTTCGCGAACACCACCCAGACCTGCCCCTCGGCGAAGTTCACCGGAGCGCCGTCGTTCGTCGTGAACAGCGTCCCCTCCGACGCCGACCCCCGCTTCCACCGCACCTCGTGGACCTTGCCGTCGCGCAGCACCTCCGCCCGGCCGGAGCCCACCGTCTCGGTGAACGGCGTGTTGTTGCCGAGGGAGTCGTAGTAGTCCGACGCGCGCAGCTTCACGTACTGCACGACGACCGTCGCGGGCGCGACCGGCCCCGCGTCGGTGGTGGTGGCGGCCGTGCCGTCCATCGACACCAGCCAGCCGTCCCGCCGCTGCGACCAGGTGAAGGTGAACCGCGCCGCCGGGTACGACACGGTCCGCGCGGCCACCTCCGTGCCGCCGGAGGGCGCGGCGCCGTAGCGGAAGCCGGTGGTCAGCGCGTCCGGGCCGGGCGGTTCGGGCAGCAGGGCGCCGGGGCGCAGATACAGGTTGTGCGGGGCGGGGCGGCCGGTGCCCCGGTAGTAGGCGCCGGGGGTCAGGCCGGGCGGCTCGGCGCGCAGCGGCGCCTGCTCGATCAGCGGCAGCAGCTTGCGCTGCGCGCCGGAGAACGCGAGCGTCGGCCGGTCGAACTGGCCCAGCAGCTCCAGATCGGTCTCCCGGGCGCTGCGCACCGGGCCCACGGCGTGCGGGAACCGGGTGGCGTACACCGCCATCAGCCGGCTCATGCCGCCCTCGACCTGCTCGACGTAGACCACGTCCGCCGCGTTCAGTCCCGTGTGCGGGCGGGCCCGGCGAGCGTTGTCGATCTTCACGGCGAGCACGGAGCCCCGGGCGGTCCTGCTCTCGGGGGAGTCCGTGGCGCCCGGCTCGCGGCCGCGCCCCCGGCCGTCGTCGGCGGGGCCGTCGCCGCCGGTGCACCCGGCGGTCAGGGAGGCCGCCATGGCGACGGCGGCCAGCAGCGCGGCCGTGGCGCCGAGGCGGCCCCGGCGGGTCCTCCGGGGAGCCGCGGCGCGCCTGGGGCACCTCCGCGGGACGGCGGCGGCACCGCGCGGAGCCGGTTCCGTGCCCGCCGCCACTCCGGGGCGGCCCGGAAGGGCACCCCCTGGTACCGCGGCCCCCGCCGCCACCGCTGCTTCGTCGAGGCGGCCCGGAAGGGCCTCTCCCGGCGCCGACGCCGTACTGAGGTGCCCCAGGCGCGTGCCGCCCGGCGCCACCGGCGTCGTGCCGACGTGCCCCAGGAGTGCTCTTCGTGCTGTGCCCACCATCGCCACCCGCCCAGTCCCGTGTTCTCGATTGTGCGCTTATCCGCTGATACATCGCCATACCCGATCACTTCGGCAGTTCCGCCGCCGCTCACGCCGATGGCACGCGCGGAGCGCGCCGAATGCGCCGATCGGCGCAGACCCGTGGTTCGGCGGAGCGCGTCCGGGTACCCGGCCCGCGCCAACGGCAGGACAGGCCCCCGGGGCGCGAGAGAGGGAGCGCGGACGATGAGGGCAGTGACATGGCAGGGCAAGCGGAAGATCAGCGTGGAGAGCGTGCCCGATCCACGGATCGAGGAGCCGACGGACGCGATCATCCGCGTCACCTCCACCGGGCTGTGCGGCTCGGATCTGCACCTGTACGAGGTGCTCACCCCGTTCATGACCCCCGGCGACATCCTCGGCCACGAACCCATGGGCATCGTCGAGGAGGTCGGCGCCGGAGTGCCCGACCTGAAGGCCGGCGACCGGGTCGTGGTCCCGTTCCAGATCGCCTGCGGCAACTGCTGGATGTGCCTGAACGCGCTCCAGACCCAGTGCGAGACCACCCAGGTCAGCTCCGAGGGCATGGGCGCCGCCCTGTTCGGCTACACCCGCCTGTACGGCGCGGTCCCCGGCGGCCAGGCCGAGTACCTGCGGGTCCCGCAGGCGCAGTACGGCCCGATCAAGGTCCCCCAGGGCCCGCCGGACGACCGTTTCGTCTACCTCTCCGATGTGCTGCCCACCGCGTGGCAGGCGGTGGCCTACGCCGACATCCCGCAGGGCGGCAGCGTCGCCGTGCTCGGCCTCGGGCCCATCGGCGACATGGCCTGCCGGGTCGCCCAGGTGCGCGGCGCCGGCCGGGTGTTCGGCGTGGACCTGGTCCCCGAGCGGCTGGAGCGGGCGCGGGCGCGCGGCGTCGAGACGTACGACCTGAAGAGCTTCGACAGCGAGAAGGACTTGGTCGCCGCGATCCGCGACGAGACCGACGGGCGGGGCCCGGACGCCGTGATCGACGCGGTGGGCACCGAGGCGCACGGCAGCGCCGCCGCCAAGCTCACCCAGCAGGCCGCGGCCCTGCTGCCGCGGTCCATCGGCGGCCCGCTGGCGGAGCGCTTCAGCGTGGACCGGCTCGCCGCCCTGTACACCGCGATCGAGCTGGTGCGCCGTGGCGGGACCCTGTCCCTCGTCGGTGTCTACGGCGGCATGGCCGACCCGCTGCCCATGCTGACCCTGTTCGACAAGCAGCTGCAGATCCGCATGGGGCAGGCCAACGTCCGCCGCTGGACCGACGAGATCATCCCGTACCTCACGGACGAGGACCCGCTCGGCGTCGACGACTTCGCCACCCACCGCGTCCCGCTGGACGACGCCCCGCACGCCTACCAGATGTTCCAGCGCAAGCGGGACGGTGCGGTCAAGGTGCTGATGACGCCCTGAGTATCACGGCGCCCCTGCGAGGCGTCACGGCACACGCCTCACCCTTCACACCTCACGCCTCACCGAAGATCTCCGCGAGGTCGTACCGCACCGGCTCCTCCAGCTGGGCGTACGTGCAGCTCTCCGTGGTCCGGTCCGGGCGCCAGCGGCGGAAACGGGCCGTGTGCCGGAAGCGGGCGCCGTTCTCCATGTGGTCGTACGCCACCTCCGCGACCCGCTCGGGGCGCAGCGGCACCCACGACAGGTCCTTCTTGCCCGACCAGCGGCTCGGCGCGCCGGGCAGCCGGGCCGACTCGTGGGCGGCCTCCTCGGCCCACGCCGCCCACGGGTGCCCCGCGACGTCCTCCATGCGCAGCGGTTCAAGCTCCTCCACCAGCAGGGCGCGCTGCCGCATCGGGAACGCGGCACAGACGCCCACGTGCTGGAGCGCGCCCCGGTCGTCGTACAGCCCGAGCAGCAGTGAGCCGACGACCGGGCCGCTCTTGTGGAAGCGGTAGCCGGCCACGACCACGTCCGCGGTCCGCTCGTGCTTGATCTTGTACATGGCGCGCTCGTCCTGGCGGTACCGCAGGGCCCGGGGCTTGGCGATCACCCCGTCCAGTCCGGCCCCCTCGTACTGCTCGAACCACTGCCGCGCCACCTCGATGTCCGTCGTCGCCGGCGCCACGTGCACCGGCGGCGTCGCCTGCGACAGCGCCCTGACCAGCAGCGTGCGCCGGTCCTCCAGCGGCACCTCCAGCAGTGACACGTCGTCCAGGGCCAGCAGGTCGAAGGCGACGAACGAGGACGGCGTCCGCTGCGCCAGCATCCGCACCCGCGAGTCGGCCGGGTGGATCCGCTCGGTGAGCGCGTCGAAGTCCAGCCGCCCCTCCCGCGCGATCACGATCTCCCCGTCCAGCACGCACCGCGCGGGCACCCGTTCCTTGAGCGCCGCCACCAGTTCCGGGAAATACCTGGTCAACGGCTTCCCGGTCCGGCTGCCCAGCTCGACTTCGTCCCCGTCCCGGAACACGATCGCCCGGAACCCGTCCCACTTCGCCTCGTAGTGCATGTCCGGCGGGATCCTCGCCACGGACTTGGCGAGCATCGGCTTCACGGGCGGCATGACCGGCAGATCCATGGTCCGACTCTAGGAGCGCTCCCAGCCGCCCGCCCGTCGAGCGATCCGGCCGGGACCCGCCCCGGAACCGCCGCGTGATCACCCGTACGGGGCAATCACCGCCGAACCCCGGCACACGAGGCCACACCCGAGCACACTGCCCCTCACACACCCGATCACTCAGGAGACCCGCATGGCCACCAACCCGTACTTCGACGCCCCTCTCACCCCGCCGCGGCCCCGCATGTTCCAGCACCCGGCGGCACAGGTGATCTGGACGCTCGTCCCGGTCGTCACCCTGGGCCTGTGTGCCGCGGTGCCCTTCGTCGTCGCGGCGGTCAAGGGTGTGGTGAAACCGTGGCTGGCGGTCCTCTACGTCGTCGGCGAGATCGCCGTCACGGGCCTTGCTCTGGCGATCGACCCGGGCAACGAGAGCGAGAGCCCGCTCGCCGGGTTCCTGCTGATGATCCTGATGATCACGGCCGCCACGCACACGGCGCTGCTCGACAGCGAAAAGGTGAGCGTGGGCAAGTAGCCGGACTCCCCGCGGGGCGACGGTGTCCGGTATGCGGGAAAAGTGCCGCACGCCTACCGTGGCTGCATGGGTGAAGCGGTGGAACTCGACGTGGGTGGGCGGACCGTGCGGCTGACCAACCCGGACAAGGTGTTCTTTCCCGAGCGCGGGTTCACCAAGCTGGACCTCGCCCGGTACTACATCGCCGTCGGCCCCGGGATCCTGCGCGCCCTGCGGGACCGGCCCACCACGCTGGAGCGCTACCCCGACGGGGTGGGCGGTGAGTCGTTCTTCCAGAAGCGGGCACCGAAGAGCATGCCCGACTGGATTCCCACCGCGCACATCACCTTCCCCAGCGGACGCACCGCCGACGAGATGTGCCCGACGGAGGAGGGCGCGGTCGTGTGGGCCGCGCAGTACGGCACCCTCACCTTCCACCCCTGGCCGGTGCGCCGGGACGACGTCGACCGCCCCGACGAACTGCGCATCGACCTCGACCCGCAGCCCGGCACCGACTACGACGACGCGGTGCGCGCCGCCCACGAACTGCGGGCCGTGCTGGAGGAGTTCGGCGGGCTGCGCGGCTTTCCGAAGACCTCCGGCGGGCGCGGACTGCACGTCTTCGTGCCCATCGAGCCCCGCTGGACCTTCACCCAGGTCCGGCGCGCCGCCATCGCCGTCGGACGGGAGATGGAGCGGCGGATG includes:
- a CDS encoding DUF3048 domain-containing protein translates to MAASLTAGCTGGDGPADDGRGRGREPGATDSPESRTARGSVLAVKIDNARRARPHTGLNAADVVYVEQVEGGMSRLMAVYATRFPHAVGPVRSARETDLELLGQFDRPTLAFSGAQRKLLPLIEQAPLRAEPPGLTPGAYYRGTGRPAPHNLYLRPGALLPEPPGPDALTTGFRYGAAPSGGTEVAARTVSYPAARFTFTWSQRRDGWLVSMDGTAATTTDAGPVAPATVVVQYVKLRASDYYDSLGNNTPFTETVGSGRAEVLRDGKVHEVRWKRGSASEGTLFTTNDGAPVNFAEGQVWVVFAKA
- a CDS encoding zinc-dependent alcohol dehydrogenase, which encodes MRAVTWQGKRKISVESVPDPRIEEPTDAIIRVTSTGLCGSDLHLYEVLTPFMTPGDILGHEPMGIVEEVGAGVPDLKAGDRVVVPFQIACGNCWMCLNALQTQCETTQVSSEGMGAALFGYTRLYGAVPGGQAEYLRVPQAQYGPIKVPQGPPDDRFVYLSDVLPTAWQAVAYADIPQGGSVAVLGLGPIGDMACRVAQVRGAGRVFGVDLVPERLERARARGVETYDLKSFDSEKDLVAAIRDETDGRGPDAVIDAVGTEAHGSAAAKLTQQAAALLPRSIGGPLAERFSVDRLAALYTAIELVRRGGTLSLVGVYGGMADPLPMLTLFDKQLQIRMGQANVRRWTDEIIPYLTDEDPLGVDDFATHRVPLDDAPHAYQMFQRKRDGAVKVLMTP
- a CDS encoding ATP-dependent DNA ligase, with translation MDLPVMPPVKPMLAKSVARIPPDMHYEAKWDGFRAIVFRDGDEVELGSRTGKPLTRYFPELVAALKERVPARCVLDGEIVIAREGRLDFDALTERIHPADSRVRMLAQRTPSSFVAFDLLALDDVSLLEVPLEDRRTLLVRALSQATPPVHVAPATTDIEVARQWFEQYEGAGLDGVIAKPRALRYRQDERAMYKIKHERTADVVVAGYRFHKSGPVVGSLLLGLYDDRGALQHVGVCAAFPMRQRALLVEELEPLRMEDVAGHPWAAWAEEAAHESARLPGAPSRWSGKKDLSWVPLRPERVAEVAYDHMENGARFRHTARFRRWRPDRTTESCTYAQLEEPVRYDLAEIFGEA
- the ligD gene encoding non-homologous end-joining DNA ligase, whose protein sequence is MGEAVELDVGGRTVRLTNPDKVFFPERGFTKLDLARYYIAVGPGILRALRDRPTTLERYPDGVGGESFFQKRAPKSMPDWIPTAHITFPSGRTADEMCPTEEGAVVWAAQYGTLTFHPWPVRRDDVDRPDELRIDLDPQPGTDYDDAVRAAHELRAVLEEFGGLRGFPKTSGGRGLHVFVPIEPRWTFTQVRRAAIAVGREMERRMPDRVTIKWWKEERGNRIFLDYNQTARDRTIASAYSVRPRPHAPVSAPLRWEEVGEAHPRDFDLATMPARFAEAGDVHADMDEHRYSLDALLDLARRDEHDHGLGDLPYPPEYPKMPGEPKRVQPSRAKKA